One genomic window of Cyprinus carpio isolate SPL01 chromosome A23, ASM1834038v1, whole genome shotgun sequence includes the following:
- the LOC109053177 gene encoding protein snail homolog Sna-like: MPRSFLVKKYFSNKKPNYSELESQTDQRYAVVPQCFPLDDLPTREGDSVVPTYPSMLMWTTSALPLTFTPVSPSISSPPGPLDLSSQSSSSSSGEEDDCRTSDPPSPDPADRFQCTHCGKTCSSPAALSRHQLTHCTASPQTVITATGATSTSTRAAFHCKHCPKEYNSLGALKMHIRSHTLPCVCTTCGKAFSRPWLLRGHIRTHTGERPFSCPHCNRAFADRSNLRAHLQTHSEVKKYQCGTCSRTFSRMSLLHKHTLSSCCPSV, from the exons ATGCCACGTTCATTTCTTGTCAAGAAATATTTCTCCAACAAGAAGCCAAACTACAGTGAACTGGAGAGTCAAACTG ACCAACGCTATGCTGTCGTCCCACAGTGCTTCCCTCTGGATGACCTCCCCACTAGAGAAGGCGACTCTGTGGTGCCCACCTATCCCTCCATGCTCATGTGGACCACCAGTGCCTTACCCCTTACCTTCACACCGGTGTCACCCAGCATCTCCTCTCCTCCTGGGCCTCTGGACCTGAGCTCTCAGTCCAGCTCCAGCAGCAGCGGAGAGGAGGACGACTGCCGTACATCTGACCCTCCCAGCCCAGACCCTGCTGACCGCTTCCAGTGCACCCACTGCGGCAAGACCTGCAGCAGCCCGGCCGCGCTGTCTCGCCATCAGCTCACGCACTGCACCGCCAGCCCACAGACGGTCATTACCGCTACAGGAGCCACCAGCACAAGCACCAGAGCGGCCTTCCACTGCAAACACTGTCCCAAAGAGTACAACAGCCTGGGTGCACTCAAGATGCACATCCGCTCGCACACGCTCCCCTGTGTGTGCACCACGTGTGGAAAGGCCTTCTCCAGACCCTGGTTACTGCGAGGACACATCCGTACACATACCG GTGAACGTCCCTTCTCATGCCCCCACTGTAACCGTGCGTTTGCAGACCGCTCAAACCTGCGCGCTCACCTGCAGACCCACTCCGAAGTGAAGAAGTACCAGTGTGGAACGTGCTCTCGTACCTTCAGCCGCATGTCCCTCCTGCACAAACACACCCTCTCCAGCTGCTGTCCGTCCGTCTAG